GTCCGCTTAACACACGTCATGGTGACGTTTGAGTGTACTTCCTGAACATATTCCAGGTTCAGCAGGTTATCTCTTACAAATTGCTCATAACCTTCTATACCACGCGAAATAATCCGCAGCATAAAGTCCATTGTGCCTGCCATGGTATAGCACTCAGTGACTTCATCATAGCTCATGATCAACTTTTCGAATTCAGAAAGGTTATTACGGCCATGATTTGATAATTTTACGTGGGCATACACCAGCATATCAAAACCAAGCTGCTTTTCATCCAACAAAGCAACTTTGCCCTTGATATACCCATCTTGCTCGAGTTTCGCAATGCGGCGCCAGCATGGTGACTGAGACAGCCCCACTTTATCAGCTATTTCAGCCGTAGACAGACTTGCATCTTGCTGTAACAGCGCGAGTATTTGACGATCAACCTGATTTAATGACATATTTTTCTTAATTTTTAATTAGTTAAATGAATAAAGTGCCGATACACTCAGTTATCAGCCAAACCGCCCGCTCATAAAAGGATTATGGCGCTGTTCATAGCCAATCGAGGTATCTTCCCCGTGCCCACTCATTACCCGCGTCGCCTCTGGCAAAGTGAATAACTGAGTTTCTATGGAGCGCTTTAACAGTGCCGCATCCCCTTTCGGAAAATCCGTTCTGCCTACCGACCCTTTGAACAACACATCCCCCACCAGCACAGTGGCGCTTTGTGGCTCATAAAACACCACATGACCCGGCGTGTGGCCAGGGCAATGACGCACTTCTAATTTTAATTCACCCAGCTCAACACAGTCACCGTGCTCTAACCAGCGGTTCGGAAAAAACGCTGCGTGTGGTGCAAAGCCAAACATCTGAGCTTGCATTGGCAATGCATCAAACCAAAACTTATCTTCGCGCTGTGGGCCAACAATATCAACCCCCAATTCGTTAGATAAGGTTTCGCTGGCACCTACATGATCCAAATGGCCATGAGTGAGCAAAATCATTTCAACATCGAGTGCGCGTTCCTTTATGACAGACAATAGTTTATCAACATCGCCTCCCGGGTCAACCACCGCACACCGCCCCGTGTCTGGACAGCAAATTATCCTGCAATTTTGCATAAATGGCGTAACGGGTATGGTAATTACCTGCATTTATTTTTCCTTAAAGGACATGAGGATCGGATATTTCAAATAAGCCTGATCGTAATAAGGCGTGCGCTGATAGAGCCATTCCATACGCGCTTTAGGATCGTTTGCAAAGGCTTTATCCTCGCTGATCTTCTTGTCAAACGCCAGAGCCATTGCCGGATTGTCTTTTAACATTTTCCGGGCAAAAGGTTCAAGCGCATAATTTTCAACGTACTCAGTGCGCTGGAATACACCCGGGAAATCGCCCCAGGCAAACAACGAATCAGGCGCACTCGGATGAAGCAAATGTGTGGCAAGCTCTCCTGCGGCCTGCTGCGTAGACACCCGATACCAGCCAGATAAATTCAGAGTCAGTGGCACGGCTTGCTGCTCAAACTCAGCGCTGACACGAAATCGGCCTTCAAAGGGGGAATCTGCAAACTTGTAAGACTTAATAGCAAGCTGAACAAGGTCATCAGCCAGCACATCTGTATTGAGCTGTTCTACTGTGATGCCATGTAGCTTTAACTTATCGACTGTATGTGTGTACGCTGGCGGAATATAAAACGCATTGGGTACTTTGACTTTGCGCTTTTCTACTTTTTGCCAATAAACGGGCAGCTGCTCGTACAGTTTAGGCTCTCCCAGATACTTAGCCTCCATTTGCCCTGACAGCGCACTCTCAAAGCGCTTGTAGGCAATACCCTTGAATGCAATTGGGTCTGGCTTTTCAGCGTAGCTACGCTCAACAACCAGCTCATCAGGGACAAAGTGTTGCTCTGTTTCAACCGCTTTGGCCAGCGCTTGTTGATGTTCAGCCAGTGCGTCTATAACACCATCGACAAAAACATAGGTGCCCAGCACACGCTGCTTATAAGGTTTCAGTGAGTGATTTTCCAGCAAGATGCTGGGTAATGCCTTGATGTCGGCCCAGCCATTTGAAAAACGAGGACTGGCAACCCAGCCAGCAAGACCTTTCTTGAAGTCCCGCTTATCCATCACAAATACCAATGGACCAGGCTCATGGCCCTGCTCACGCAACTTCTCGTCTATCATTGGGGTAAAGTGCTGCTCAAGCACTTTTGCAACCGCTGGTGATTCGCTGGCGAAACTGGGGTTAAAACCATAGGTGATATCATATTGATAATCAGCGCCATCGGTTACATGCAAATCCAGGTACATAGCGGGTTGATACTGATTAACCACTTGCATGATGGCCCGAACACCAGGCGTATCGAGTTTGGTGTAGTCACGATTCAGGTTCAGGTTCAGCCCATTAGTACGGTAACCCATGAGCGCGGGGCCCCGTTGATTAATGCGATTGTAGGCACTGCGCCTTTCATGACCATCGACATTCAATATGGGGATAAACAAAAGGTTTACTTTATTCAGAATATCGCGCCGTTTACCAGTCGCAATGTCGCGCAAGAGCATAAACATGGCATCTTTGCCATCAATTTCACCCGCATGGATCCCCGCCTGGATCAGTAGCGTCGGTTTATTGTTATTTTTTATCATCGCCGGACTGAACTGATTGGCTTCTGAGGCGACCAGCATTTTAATATCGCGTCCTGCGTCACTACGCCCTATGGTAAGGGCCTTAAACTGAGTTGGGTTTGCGGCAACCAAACGGTCGATAAATGCCATCGTTTTTGCATAGTCAGGACTTTCCAGGCCCTTGCTCAGTTCAAAATCTGTGGTGAGTGGTCCCTGCTCCTGCATCAGGCCAACACTTTTTCCTTGCCAGTCTAGTAACGGTGGTAAATGACTATTCAGATTTACTGTTGCACTTAGCAAAACAATGCCTAAATTCATAAACAATCTTTATTTTTATCTATCGATATGATGATTATATCAATATTTAAATTAACAACTTACAATGTGCGGTGATTCTACAAAAATTCACAGTTAATCGCGAGCTGACTTTTTACAGTGCGAAAAAACATGGATAAATACATGACAAAATCGATTTTAATCACGGGATGCTCCACCGGCATTGGCTATTACTGTGCAAAAGCACTCCATGATGGTGGCTTTCGCGTTGTGGCTTCAGTGCGCAATCCTCAACACTTGGCACGCTTTGAAGCACTGGGGATCCCTTGCATCATTTTAGACCTGGCCGACGATGCCTCAATTAAACAGGGCTTTGATGAGGCCGTTGCACTGTGCGACGGTAAACTGGACGCCCTATTTAACAACGGTGCCTATGGTCAGCCTGGCGCAGTCGAAGACTTGCCCACGGACGTGTTGCGCGCGCAATTTGAAACGAACTTATTTGGCTGGCATACCCTGACGTGTCTTGCGGTTGCCCATATGAGAGCCCACGGCGGTGACAGCCGCATTATTCAAAACTCATCAGTGCTGGGGCTCGTCGCTTTACCCTATCGCGGCGCCTACAATGCCAGTAAATTTGCTCTTGAAGGACTGACAGATACGCTGCGGATGGAACTAAGTGGCTCCAATGTTCAGATAAGCCTGATAGAGCCAGGTCCTATTGTGTCTGAATTTCGCCGCAATGCACGCGTCGCCTTTGAGCAGCACATTGAGATTGCAAACAGCGCGCACAAAACCGAATACGAGGCACAACTAACTCGCCTGAACGCTCAGTCTGCACCGCAAAAATTTACGCTGGGGCCAGAGGCTGTCTATAACAAATTGCTACATGCGCTCACAGCAAAACGTGCTAAACCGAGATATTATGTGACCTTCCCAACTTATCTGATGGGGTATCTTAAACGTCTGCTCAGCTCAGCCTGGCTGGACAAGGTTTTGCTAAAAAATAGGTAATAATACCAATTTCACTTAATACCTGCTCAATTTGAAGGAGCAATTAAGACGCTAACGGTGTTAAAAATTTCTCATTTAGAACCTTTACCTAAGGTATGAGTTCGCAAATTTTTGCCTTGCCTACATGGACGTAGGTACCTCAGCGATAGCAGGACGCGCGAGCGGTGTTATCGACGATATTTTCTCGCCTCAAAATGGAACACTTAATTAAGCAAATTGGTATAACGCTTTGTTTTAAACAGGCGGAATCAAAAAAAGGAGCCATTGGCTCCTTTTCTTTTCAATCGCTTAGCTTAAGAGAATTAAGCTGCAAGACCTTCTTTTGCTTTAGCAACTAGTGCTGCGAAAGCTACCTGGTCGTATACTGCGATATCAGCTAGGATCTTACGATCGATTTCAACAGATGACTTTTTAAGGCCATTGATGAAACGGCTGTAAGAAAGGCCGTTTTGACGTGCAGCAGCGTTGATACGTGCGATCCATAGTTGACGGAAAGTACGTTTCTTAGCGCGACGGTCACGGTAAGCGTATTGACCTGCTTTAGTTACTGCCTGGAAAGCTACGCGATAAACACGTGAACGTGCTCCGTAGTAACCTTTAGCTTGCTTTAATACTTTTTTGTGACGTGCACGTGCGATAACACCGCGTTTAACTCTTGCCATTTCTGATATCCTCTATTAAGCGAATGGTAACATACGATTGATAAGACCCAGGTCATTCTTATGAACCATAGTCTTATTACGTAGGTGAAGCTTACGCTTAGAAGATTTCTTAGTCAGAATGTGACGAAGATGCGACTGTTTACGCTTGAAACCGCCAGAAGCAGTCTTTTTGAAGCGCTTAGCAGCACCTCTGTGTGTCTTTAGTTTGTAAGACATTGCAATAACTCCAAATGATATTGCGTTAACGTTATGCAAGCAGGCGGATGATAAACATCACTTTATTGGCCTGGTATGCACCCTAATTCCGGTGAAAAGCCACACGTGACCTTTACTTAGGTACCGGTTAACTCAGGTGGCTTTCGCACTTGAAACCTGAGTTAAATTCTGTCGATCGTTAAATCGGCGCGTATTATGCCTTGATTAAGACTTTTTCGCAATAGGTGCCATCATCATAATCATTTGACGGCCTTCAACCCGGTTCGGGAATGACTCAACCTGAGCCACCTCTTCCAAGTCAGCTTTCAAACGATTTAGCATTTCAATGGCAATTTCCTGGTGGGCCATTTCACGGCCGCGGAAACGAATGGTGATTTTCGCTTTATCGCCCGCTTCAAGGAATTTGCGAAGGTTGCGCAGTTTGACCTGATAATCGCCTTCGTCCGTGCCAGGACGGAATTTGATTTCTTTAACCTGGATCTGTTTTTGCTTTTTCTTTTGTTCTTTTTGTATTTTTGCTTTTTCAAAAAGGAACTTACCATAGTCCATAACTTTACAGACTGGTGGCTCTGCATTCGGACTGATCTCAACCAGGTCCAGGCCGGCTTCTTCTGCAAGCGTTCTTGCTTCTCTAATTGAAACTACGCCTGCTTGTTCGCCTTCAGCGTCAATTAAGCGAACTTCTTTCGCTGTGATTTCTTCATTGATACGATTTTTCTGAGCAGTAGTTTGCCCTTTTTTGCCGCCTCTAATGGTACGATCCTCCAAAAAGTCAAAAATATATTGTGCGAAAAGCGTTTTATGTTAGTTGATAAGCCTTTCGCACAGGTTTGTTAATTTAACGTCTGTCTTTGATTTCTTCGCTGATCTTAGCGATGAACTCATCAACAGAGAACTTGCCCAGGTCTTCACCTTTGCGTGTTCTTACCGCGACTTCTTGTTGTTCAACTTCTTTGTCTCCAACAACAAGGAGATACGGGATACGTTTTAAAGTATGCTCGCGGATTTTAAAGCCAATCTTTTCATTTCTCAAGTCAGCACCAGCTCTAATTCCAAGTTTATTCAGTTTTTGTACAACTTCTTGCACATAGTCGGCCTGTTTGTCGGTGATATTCATGATCACCACTTGCTTAGGTGCAAGCCAGGTCGGGAATAAACCCGCATACTCTTCAGTCAGAATACCAATGAAGCGCTCCAGTGACCCCAATACTGCACGGTGGATCATCACTGGCGTTTTACGTTCATTGTTTTCTGCTACATATGTCGCGCCTAAACGGCCCGGTAAAGCAAAGTCTAGCTGTACTGTGCCACATTGCCAAGCACGCTCAAGACAGTCGTACAAAGTAAACTCGATCTTAGGACCATAAAACGCGCCCTCGCCCGGCAGGTAGTCGAACTCGATGTCGTTTGCTTTAAGTGCATCCGCCAGCGCTTCTTCTGCTTTGTCCCACATTTCGTCGTCGCCGATACGCTTTTCAGGGCGCGTAGACAGTTTTACAACAATCTTTTCAAAGCCGAACGTCGAATATGTATCATAGATCATATTAATACAAGCTGATACTTCATCCATGATCTGCTCTTCTGTACAGAAGATATGTGCATCATCCTGGGTAAAGCCACGAACACGCATCAGACCGTGTAGTGCACCCGAAGGCTCGTTACGGTGACAACAACCAAATTCAGCCATACGCAGCGGTAAGTCGCGGTACGACTTCAGGCCCTGGTTGAAGATTTGCACGTGGCCCGGACAGTTCATCGGCTTGATGGCATATTCACGCTTTTCAGACTCTGTGGTGAACATCGCATCAGCGTATTTGTCCCAGTGGCCTGATTTTTCCCACAGACCACGGTCCATCATCAGCGGACCTTTAACTTCTTCGTAAGCATACTCACGTAGCTTCTCACGCACGAAGTCTTCAAGCTCACGGTAGATACTCCAACCGTCGTTATGCCAGAAAACCATGCCCGGTGCTTCTTCCTGCCAGTGCCACAGATCAAGCGCTTTACCGATTTTACGGTGATCGCGTTTCTCTGCTTCTTCCAGACGCTTCAGGTAAGCCTTAAGCTGCTTCTTATCTGCCCAAGCAGTACCATAGATACGCTGAAGCATTTTATTTTCTGCGTTACCACGCCAGTATGCGCCGGCCACTTTCATAATTTTGAAGTGTTGGCAGAATTTCATGTTTGGCACGTGCGGACCACGACACATGTCCACATATTCTTCATGGTGGTATAGGCCTGGACGGTCATCTTTGTCGATGTTTTCATCCAGGATTTCCATTTTATAGGTTTCGCCACGCGCTTCAAATGCGTCGCGTGCCTCTTGCCAGCTTACTTTCTTCTTAACAACGTCATAGTTAGTTTTAGCAAGTTCAAGCATGCGCTTTTCGATGGCATCGAGGTCTTCCTGGGTCAGCGAGTGCTCCATGTCGATGTCGTAGTAGAAACCATTGTCAATGGTCGGACCGATTGCCATTTTGGCTTCAGGGAAAAGCTGCTTAACCGCGTGGCCAATCAGGTGCGCACAAGAGTGACGGATGATCTCTAAGCCGTCTTCATCTTTTGCGGTGATGATCTCAAGCTGCGCGTCCTGTTCAATCAGGTCGCATGCATCCACTCGCACGCCGTTCACACGACCGGCAATGGTCGCCTTCGCAAGGCCTGGGCCGATGTCCTGAGCAACTTCTAAAGTGGTAACC
The Pseudoalteromonas viridis DNA segment above includes these coding regions:
- a CDS encoding MBL fold metallo-hydrolase; translation: MQVITIPVTPFMQNCRIICCPDTGRCAVVDPGGDVDKLLSVIKERALDVEMILLTHGHLDHVGASETLSNELGVDIVGPQREDKFWFDALPMQAQMFGFAPHAAFFPNRWLEHGDCVELGELKLEVRHCPGHTPGHVVFYEPQSATVLVGDVLFKGSVGRTDFPKGDAALLKRSIETQLFTLPEATRVMSGHGEDTSIGYEQRHNPFMSGRFG
- the infC gene encoding translation initiation factor IF-3 codes for the protein MEDRTIRGGKKGQTTAQKNRINEEITAKEVRLIDAEGEQAGVVSIREARTLAEEAGLDLVEISPNAEPPVCKVMDYGKFLFEKAKIQKEQKKKQKQIQVKEIKFRPGTDEGDYQVKLRNLRKFLEAGDKAKITIRFRGREMAHQEIAIEMLNRLKADLEEVAQVESFPNRVEGRQMIMMMAPIAKKS
- a CDS encoding SDR family oxidoreductase, producing the protein MTKSILITGCSTGIGYYCAKALHDGGFRVVASVRNPQHLARFEALGIPCIILDLADDASIKQGFDEAVALCDGKLDALFNNGAYGQPGAVEDLPTDVLRAQFETNLFGWHTLTCLAVAHMRAHGGDSRIIQNSSVLGLVALPYRGAYNASKFALEGLTDTLRMELSGSNVQISLIEPGPIVSEFRRNARVAFEQHIEIANSAHKTEYEAQLTRLNAQSAPQKFTLGPEAVYNKLLHALTAKRAKPRYYVTFPTYLMGYLKRLLSSAWLDKVLLKNR
- the rpmI gene encoding 50S ribosomal protein L35 yields the protein MSYKLKTHRGAAKRFKKTASGGFKRKQSHLRHILTKKSSKRKLHLRNKTMVHKNDLGLINRMLPFA
- the thrS gene encoding threonine--tRNA ligase, with amino-acid sequence MPVITLPDGSQRIFENPVTTLEVAQDIGPGLAKATIAGRVNGVRVDACDLIEQDAQLEIITAKDEDGLEIIRHSCAHLIGHAVKQLFPEAKMAIGPTIDNGFYYDIDMEHSLTQEDLDAIEKRMLELAKTNYDVVKKKVSWQEARDAFEARGETYKMEILDENIDKDDRPGLYHHEEYVDMCRGPHVPNMKFCQHFKIMKVAGAYWRGNAENKMLQRIYGTAWADKKQLKAYLKRLEEAEKRDHRKIGKALDLWHWQEEAPGMVFWHNDGWSIYRELEDFVREKLREYAYEEVKGPLMMDRGLWEKSGHWDKYADAMFTTESEKREYAIKPMNCPGHVQIFNQGLKSYRDLPLRMAEFGCCHRNEPSGALHGLMRVRGFTQDDAHIFCTEEQIMDEVSACINMIYDTYSTFGFEKIVVKLSTRPEKRIGDDEMWDKAEEALADALKANDIEFDYLPGEGAFYGPKIEFTLYDCLERAWQCGTVQLDFALPGRLGATYVAENNERKTPVMIHRAVLGSLERFIGILTEEYAGLFPTWLAPKQVVIMNITDKQADYVQEVVQKLNKLGIRAGADLRNEKIGFKIREHTLKRIPYLLVVGDKEVEQQEVAVRTRKGEDLGKFSVDEFIAKISEEIKDRR
- the rplT gene encoding 50S ribosomal protein L20, yielding MARVKRGVIARARHKKVLKQAKGYYGARSRVYRVAFQAVTKAGQYAYRDRRAKKRTFRQLWIARINAAARQNGLSYSRFINGLKKSSVEIDRKILADIAVYDQVAFAALVAKAKEGLAA
- a CDS encoding Lrp/AsnC family transcriptional regulator, yielding MSLNQVDRQILALLQQDASLSTAEIADKVGLSQSPCWRRIAKLEQDGYIKGKVALLDEKQLGFDMLVYAHVKLSNHGRNNLSEFEKLIMSYDEVTECYTMAGTMDFMLRIISRGIEGYEQFVRDNLLNLEYVQEVHSNVTMTCVKRTTALPI
- a CDS encoding M14 family metallopeptidase, whose translation is MNLGIVLLSATVNLNSHLPPLLDWQGKSVGLMQEQGPLTTDFELSKGLESPDYAKTMAFIDRLVAANPTQFKALTIGRSDAGRDIKMLVASEANQFSPAMIKNNNKPTLLIQAGIHAGEIDGKDAMFMLLRDIATGKRRDILNKVNLLFIPILNVDGHERRSAYNRINQRGPALMGYRTNGLNLNLNRDYTKLDTPGVRAIMQVVNQYQPAMYLDLHVTDGADYQYDITYGFNPSFASESPAVAKVLEQHFTPMIDEKLREQGHEPGPLVFVMDKRDFKKGLAGWVASPRFSNGWADIKALPSILLENHSLKPYKQRVLGTYVFVDGVIDALAEHQQALAKAVETEQHFVPDELVVERSYAEKPDPIAFKGIAYKRFESALSGQMEAKYLGEPKLYEQLPVYWQKVEKRKVKVPNAFYIPPAYTHTVDKLKLHGITVEQLNTDVLADDLVQLAIKSYKFADSPFEGRFRVSAEFEQQAVPLTLNLSGWYRVSTQQAAGELATHLLHPSAPDSLFAWGDFPGVFQRTEYVENYALEPFARKMLKDNPAMALAFDKKISEDKAFANDPKARMEWLYQRTPYYDQAYLKYPILMSFKEK